In Aspergillus fumigatus Af293 chromosome 6, whole genome shotgun sequence, the genomic window TTGGCAACCCCGTCCACCAGAAAAGAGATTCCGTCACGGCGCAGGTCAACTTTGCCAATAACACGGGCAAGCCACAGCATCTCGCATCGGGAATTTTGTATGGGCTTCCGGATACCTCGAATCAGATTCCTGTATGTCTTCGATTCTCCCTTACTACGAACCCTCCTGACAAGGCATAGACCAAATTCTACACAGACATGGGGTTCAACTACAATCGCGCGGGTGGCGCCCAGGTTCCGGCACCTGGAAGGGGCTGGATCTGGGGACTGGATGAGTACAAGGTACTACACTCACCCCCCTCCTGCCCAGAAAAAGGGAGTCTTATTTCCTGAGAACGACAGACCCGCTTTGCGTCCGCGCTCTCAAACTACAAAACCTCCCGCCAGCACGGCGCGAAATTCATCTTCCTGATCCACGATCTGTGGGGCGCCGACGGAACGCAGAATTCCTCTGCACCCTACCCGGGCGACAACGGCGACTGGACCAGCTGGGACAACTACCTAACGCATCTTCTCAGCGACATCAAGGCCAACCGCATGACCGACGGCCTGATCATCGATATCTGGAACGAGCCCGACctcagcttcttctggaatcGGGATCAAACGCAGTACCTGCAGATGTGGGGTCGCACGTTCCACCGACTCCGGTAAGTCCTGGCGTCTATTCCACAGTACGAGTCACTCCAATGGATAGACTGAACTGAACTGCGGTTAGCTCCGAGCTCGCCGGCGTTGAGCTCTCCGGACCCGCATCCGCGGGCGAGCCCCTCCCCGGCAACAACTGGTGGAAGAACTGGGCGTCGTTCGTCGCGACCAACAAGAGCATCCCCGACCAATACGCCTGGCACATGGagggcggcggcggcgactTGCTCTCCGCGCAGGCGGGGCTCGTCTACTGGCAGACGACGTACGGGCTGCCCGGGCGccccatcaacatcaacgaGTACGCCGtgctcgacgaggaggtcCCCGCCGGCTCGGCGTGGTGGATCAGCCAGCTGGAGCGGATCAACGCGGTCGGCCTGCGCGGCAACTGGCTGAGCGGGTGGAAGCTGCATGACTTTCTCGCCAGCCTGCTGAGCAAGCCCAACGCGGACAACAGCAACTACGACCC contains:
- a CDS encoding glycoside hydrolase family 39 protein, whose product is MKTTTVASLLLAGTALGNPVHQKRDSVTAQVNFANNTGKPQHLASGILYGLPDTSNQIPTRFASALSNYKTSRQHGAKFIFLIHDLWGADGTQNSSAPYPGDNGDWTSWDNYLTHLLSDIKANRMTDGLIIDIWNEPDLSFFWNRDQTQYLQMWGRTFHRLRSELAGVELSGPASAGEPLPGNNWWKNWASFVATNKSIPDQYAWHMEGGGGDLLSAQAGLVYWQTTYGLPGRPININEYAVLDEEVPAGSAWWISQLERINAVGLRGNWLSGWKLHDFLASLLSKPNADNSNYDPTGTGYFPTGDYQVYKYYNLNMTGHRVGTLPSADLKLDAYAAVGDDRVARVLVGVRIATGTWQLQLNQLSALGLPTSGTLNVHTWGFPVASNVHYGQVDGPKDLGWYGHVYSGDSVTFPVYQTDTTSAYAFEFKI